In Desulfoferula mesophila, the genomic window GCTGGTCAAGTTGGTTGCGCCGGAAATGTGGGAACTCACTGCCCACATAGGCATCAAGATCCTGCTCAACGTAGGCTTTGGCCTTTGCCTCTGGCTGATGCTCCAGGCGGGGGAGTTGAGCTTGGGCCAAGGCGGTTTCATCACCATCGGGGCTTATACCACCGGCATCTTGGTGGCCAAGTACAAGCTGATAAGCATCGTATGGCTGGGCTATTTGGCCGGGGCGGTAGCGGCGGCGATTCTGGCCTTAATGCTGGGCTACCTCATCGTTCACCTAAAGCGCATCTTTTTTTTGTTAGTCACCTGGTCCTTTGCGGAGATGCTGCACCCTGTGCTCACATCTTTTGACCACCCCTTCGGCGGGGCCATGGGAATAATCGACATCCCGGGCCCGGAAGGCCTATCCCTGTTCAGCGAGACTTGGACCGGCTATTACTACATTGCCCTGGTCTACGGCTTCGCGGTGTTGTGGATAGTCTGGCGGCTGGCCGGTTCCAAAATCGGCCTAATCAACAAATCTATAGGTCAAAACGATACCCTGGTCACCTTCTGCGGCCTCCACGTTCGCAAGTACAAGGTGATGGTTTTTGTGGTGGGTTGCTTTATCACCGGTATTGGCGGTGGCATCCTGGCCAGCTATCTCTCGGCCATATCGCCCGAGACTTTCACCTTTTTCACCTCGTTGGATATCATCATGTTCAACCTTATCGGCGGCATGGGGACTATGGCCGGCCCCATAGTGGGCGCGGTGATCTTGTCGGGCCTCAACGAATACCTGTTCGCAGTAGGCTACTGGCGCATGGTGGTCTACGGCCTGATCATCATCTTCTTTATCACCTTGCTACCCGGCGGCATGGTCTCCCTACCCGCGGTGGTGCGCGCCAGGTTCAGCCGCAAAGTCGAGAAACAGGAGGCTGCCCACCATGGCTAACGGCGACATCCTGCGGGTGAACAAGGTAAGCAAGAACTTCGGCGGCCTAGTGGCTTTGTCCGAGGTGAGTTTCCGGGTTAAACAAGGGGAGTTCCTGGGGCTCATCGGGCCCAATGGGGCGGGCAAGTCGGTGATGGTTAATCTGATCAGCGGCATGTACAAGCCCAACAAGGGTAACATCGAGTTCGACGGCTTGGTCATCACCGGCATGCGCCCCGACCGGATCATCAGGATGGGCCTGAGTCGCACTTTCCAGCACTCCACCTTGTTTTTCGATCTCACGGTCCGGGAAAACATAATGATGGGCGTGCGGGAGATCGGGGACATAGGGTTGGCCCAAGCCATCCTGCAATCCGCCGGCGCCCGGGCAAAGGACCAGGTCATAGGCCAACGTGCCAAGGAAGTAATGCAGCTATTGGAACTGGAGGGACAGGCCGAGGAGAAGGCGGCCAATCTGCCCTACGGCCTGCAAAAGGTGGTGGCCATCGGCATCGCCATCGCGCCCCGGCCCAAGGTGCTAATCCTGGACGAACCCCTCACCGGCCTGGTGGCTGCGGAGGTGAATCAGGTCATGCACCACATAGCGGGCTTGAACCGACAAGGCATGACGATCTTTATCATCGAGCACAACATGCGGGCGGTGATGAGCTATTGCGCCCGTATCATGGTGTTGAGCTTTGGGAACAAGATCGCGGAGGGCACGCCCTCGGAAATCCAGAAAAACCCCGACGTAATAAATTCATATCTGGGGAAATAAGCGTGGCCTTGCTGGAGTTGAAAGGTGTTGTGGCGGGCTACGGCCCTGCCGTGGCTCTGCATAAGATCAACCTCTCCCTTGAACAGGGGCAACGCGTTTCCTTGTTGGGCGCCAACGGAGCGGGCAAGAGTTCCATCGTCAACGTGATAAGCGGCCTGTTGCCCATTCGCTCTGGCGAGGTTTGGTTTGAAGGCGAAAGGATCGACGGGCGCCCCGCTTACCGGGTGGTGGAACGGGGCATAGCCCAGATACCTGAGGGCCGCCTGATTTTTCCCAAGATGAGCGTCTGGGAAAATCTGGA contains:
- a CDS encoding branched-chain amino acid ABC transporter permease; amino-acid sequence: MNSKLTPYLVALGVMALLALFPLLVKLVAPEMWELTAHIGIKILLNVGFGLCLWLMLQAGELSLGQGGFITIGAYTTGILVAKYKLISIVWLGYLAGAVAAAILALMLGYLIVHLKRIFFLLVTWSFAEMLHPVLTSFDHPFGGAMGIIDIPGPEGLSLFSETWTGYYYIALVYGFAVLWIVWRLAGSKIGLINKSIGQNDTLVTFCGLHVRKYKVMVFVVGCFITGIGGGILASYLSAISPETFTFFTSLDIIMFNLIGGMGTMAGPIVGAVILSGLNEYLFAVGYWRMVVYGLIIIFFITLLPGGMVSLPAVVRARFSRKVEKQEAAHHG
- a CDS encoding ABC transporter ATP-binding protein; its protein translation is MANGDILRVNKVSKNFGGLVALSEVSFRVKQGEFLGLIGPNGAGKSVMVNLISGMYKPNKGNIEFDGLVITGMRPDRIIRMGLSRTFQHSTLFFDLTVRENIMMGVREIGDIGLAQAILQSAGARAKDQVIGQRAKEVMQLLELEGQAEEKAANLPYGLQKVVAIGIAIAPRPKVLILDEPLTGLVAAEVNQVMHHIAGLNRQGMTIFIIEHNMRAVMSYCARIMVLSFGNKIAEGTPSEIQKNPDVINSYLGK